The following nucleotide sequence is from Trifolium pratense cultivar HEN17-A07 linkage group LG2, ARS_RC_1.1, whole genome shotgun sequence.
atccaaacacatactaagATGACGAGGTTTTTTCTGGTTATTATGTTAAACCCAGTAAATTTACATTACAACCACTGATAATGGTTTCAAACTACATAATGCCGCTAGGGGCTCCTGAGAAGAGCTGTAGAGAGAAGACAATTTACAAACTACATGCTTCAAAAACATggcaaaataaacaaaattggcATATTAGGGATTCAATGATCACATACAAAATTATATCTTATAAGTTATATCTAGTTGTATAGTAATGTTCtaattcttcattttcttctcttttacAGCCTTCATTACTTTCTCTAAATAAGTCAAGCATTTTGTACTAAAACTACAAAGACAATGACTGAAATATGCGATCTAGCATAAATCACATTTTCGATCAATCATTCATCGTCGTCTGAACTAGCATATGCAAGGCCTAGTAATCCGCCGGCAGAGTTATCAACCTTAGGCTTAGCATCTCCTTCATGCGACCCTGACGTAGGGTGTTCCTCTATTTTCTTTGTTCCAGTCAAAGATTGCTCATTGCCTTTCAAATTACCACCATCAGACTCACGATTCGTAATAGAAGCATCACTAGGAGCATGTGTTGGCCTATTGCTTTCAGATCTTGGTCGCTTTGGTTTAATCTCAACAACTTTTTTCAACAGATCTTGCTGCCTGCATTGCAACAATAATGATACTAtgatgaataaatagcactgaAGCCAGGTAACAAGATAAAAATGCATGGAGGTGTAAGTTGAACTGAAAGAAGAAGATCAACCTGATCCCACTCTTTGGCTTTGGCTCAACACGTAACGGTAAGGGTACTGATGCTGGTGAAGAATCTGCTAAACTTGCCGCTCTGTATCCATTGGTAAAGGAAACAAAATAATACATAGGACTAAATATGTTTAATTCCTCACAAAATTTCAAAGTTTAGTCTCTAcataaattttgtttaattttattcattattttgcttttatagggactaaaaggAGAGAGTAAAAGCACtcatttttggtaaaaaataaaattagggaCTAAAATTTACTAAAACTTATGTAGGACTAAACTTAAAAGCTaatagtggtgaggggtttgggtaatACGTTATAGgccctgggttcgatccccaactcattgtaaaccaaaaaaaaaaaacttaaaagataataattttataggaactaaaaattatttaacacaaataaatatatatgcacAACTTCCAGCAGAAAgaattttataagaaaaataaacttTAAGTTGGATTCAGACAACCTTATTCTAAACATAAGGCATCAACTTTAAGATTACAAAACAGCACTACAATCATGTGGTGCAAAATATGCATTTCAGTGATTCCAGTTCCTATTTAAGATTTGTCTGCTATCGGAAAAGCTATTCACTCTTAATTTCTTGATAAGTAGCAATTTTAACAGGTAAAACTTCCGGATAGAACCATCAATGGTCTCAAAATAGTAAATTCATAGCATAGTTTCTAAAACCAGACCAAGCAGAATAGCGTAATCGAAATGTATGGTTAACTATAAACCAGACTATTGGCAAGTCCAGAACCGCTGATTGGAGCGAGGATCTTGAAACTGGTCACCTGGGTATATGCTGGCCAAACAACATAAACCAGACATGTTTAAGCATGTGTTCAGTCATTGTATTTATCACGTTTTGTTGGCAtgtgaaaatttaaaagatGTCCTAGTAAAGGGATCTAACTTAAAGGGATTTAACTTGACCATTAAACAACATACTGCTAAACCACTGCTCCTAAATTTATT
It contains:
- the LOC123909476 gene encoding uncharacterized protein LOC123909476 isoform X2; the encoded protein is MQEVAGERGGYLHGRGALDSDDLLYLKEQMEAEEDAERLLRRTEKRAFAAFKRAASLADSSPASVPLPLRVEPKPKSGIRQQDLLKKVVEIKPKRPRSESNRPTHAPSDASITNRESDGGNLKGNEQSLTGTKKIEEHPTSGSHEGDAKPKVDNSAGGLLGLAYASSDDDE
- the LOC123909476 gene encoding uncharacterized protein LOC123909476 isoform X1 — translated: MAGREVREYTNLTDPKDKKLGKGKDKIDDEDVTFQRMVAKMQEVAGERGGYLHGRGALDSDDLLYLKEQMEAEEDAERLLRRTEKRAFAAFKRAASLADSSPASVPLPLRVEPKPKSGIRQQDLLKKVVEIKPKRPRSESNRPTHAPSDASITNRESDGGNLKGNEQSLTGTKKIEEHPTSGSHEGDAKPKVDNSAGGLLGLAYASSDDDE